In Streptomyces sp. RFCAC02, the following proteins share a genomic window:
- a CDS encoding DUF3140 domain-containing protein, protein MADAEALEIDALWAEFHNAVNMTSQELAAWLRTSSAGELSEEVPENSGPEQGRGVLSILRKRQMDLTDDDVSLMRDVVDEVTAERELGPRPTVPEPDWRHRLMSLGHDPLRAEE, encoded by the coding sequence ATGGCCGACGCAGAGGCACTGGAGATCGACGCGCTGTGGGCCGAGTTCCACAACGCGGTGAACATGACGTCCCAGGAGCTGGCCGCGTGGCTGCGGACGAGCAGCGCCGGCGAGCTGAGCGAGGAGGTGCCGGAGAACTCCGGCCCTGAGCAGGGCCGCGGGGTCCTGTCGATCCTGCGGAAACGGCAGATGGATCTGACCGACGACGACGTCTCGCTCATGCGGGACGTGGTGGACGAGGTGACCGCGGAACGCGAGCTGGGTCCCCGGCCGACGGTCCCGGAACCGGACTGGCGCCACCGGCTCATGTCCCTCGGCCACGATCCGCTGCGCGCGGAGGAATGA
- the bioB gene encoding biotin synthase BioB: MDLLSTLVDKGLRREPPTRDEALAVLSTDDDALLDVIAAAGKVRRHFFGRRVKLNYLVNLKSGLCPEDCSYCSQRLGSDAGVLTYTWLKPEAAADAASAGVAGGAKRVCLVASGRGPTDRDVERVSATIAAIRERHAGVEVCACLGLLTDGQARRLRECGADAYNHNLNTSEAAYGDICTTHGFADRVATVETARDAGLSPCSGLIAGMGESDDDLVDVVFALRALDPDSVPVNFLLPFDGTPLAGRWELTPQRALRILAMVRFVCPDAEVRVGAGREVHLRSLQPLALHLANSLFLGDYLTSEGQAGRADLEMIADAGFEVEGAERPTLPPHRRERVAVRRRGAGTELPPNA; the protein is encoded by the coding sequence ATGGATCTGCTGAGCACCCTCGTGGACAAGGGTCTGCGCCGCGAACCGCCCACCCGTGACGAGGCGCTCGCCGTCCTTTCCACGGACGACGACGCCCTGCTGGACGTGATCGCCGCGGCGGGGAAGGTGCGCCGCCACTTCTTCGGGCGCCGGGTGAAGCTCAACTACCTGGTGAACCTCAAGTCGGGCCTGTGCCCGGAGGACTGCTCGTACTGCTCGCAGCGCCTCGGCTCCGACGCCGGCGTGCTGACGTACACCTGGCTGAAGCCGGAGGCGGCGGCGGACGCGGCGAGCGCCGGGGTCGCCGGCGGAGCCAAACGCGTGTGCCTGGTCGCCAGCGGGCGCGGGCCGACCGACCGCGACGTGGAACGGGTGTCGGCGACGATCGCCGCGATCCGCGAGCGGCACGCCGGCGTGGAGGTCTGCGCGTGCCTCGGGCTCCTGACGGACGGCCAGGCCCGGCGGCTGCGGGAGTGCGGCGCCGACGCGTACAACCACAACCTCAACACCTCCGAGGCGGCCTACGGGGACATCTGCACGACGCACGGCTTCGCCGACCGGGTGGCGACCGTGGAAACGGCGCGCGACGCCGGCCTCTCCCCCTGCTCGGGGCTGATCGCGGGCATGGGCGAGAGCGACGACGACCTCGTCGACGTGGTGTTCGCGCTGCGCGCGCTCGACCCGGACTCGGTGCCCGTGAACTTCCTCCTCCCGTTCGACGGCACGCCGCTCGCGGGCCGCTGGGAGCTGACGCCGCAGCGCGCGCTGCGCATCCTCGCGATGGTGCGGTTCGTGTGCCCGGACGCCGAGGTGCGGGTCGGGGCCGGGCGTGAGGTGCACCTGCGGTCGCTCCAGCCGCTCGCCCTGCACCTGGCGAACTCGCTCTTCCTCGGCGACTACCTGACGAGTGAGGGGCAGGCGGGCCGCGCCGACCTGGAGATGATCGCGGACGCCGGCTTCGAGGTGGAGGGCGCCGAGCGGCCGACCCTGCCGCCCCACCGGCGGGAGCGGGTCGCGGTACGGCGGCGCGGTGCCGGCACGGAGCTGCCCCCGAATGCCTGA
- a CDS encoding endonuclease, which produces MSARTERIARALLDRCGRTYADETGIRLRNAPGSLYQLLVLSHLLSARIRADVAMAAARALFDAGMRDPRHMRGASWQDRVDALGAGHYRRYDERTATQLGDEAGLLLERYGGDLRRLRGDGDGKAAGRLTEFRGIGPAGADIFLREAQAVWPEYAPYIDRKAGDGAERVGLPPSPGALGGLVAREDLARLSAGLVRVALDKKLAQDVVAAGRG; this is translated from the coding sequence ATGAGTGCGAGGACCGAGAGGATCGCGCGGGCGCTGCTCGACCGCTGCGGCCGGACGTACGCGGACGAGACGGGCATCCGCCTGCGGAACGCGCCCGGGTCGCTCTACCAGTTGCTCGTGCTGTCCCATCTGCTGTCGGCCCGCATCAGGGCCGATGTCGCGATGGCGGCGGCGCGGGCGCTGTTCGACGCGGGCATGCGCGATCCGCGGCACATGCGGGGCGCGAGCTGGCAGGACCGCGTGGACGCGCTCGGGGCCGGTCACTACCGGCGCTACGACGAGCGGACCGCGACCCAGCTCGGCGACGAGGCCGGCCTGCTGCTGGAGCGGTACGGCGGCGACCTGCGGCGGCTGCGCGGCGACGGTGACGGGAAGGCCGCCGGGCGGCTCACGGAGTTCCGCGGCATCGGGCCGGCCGGCGCGGACATCTTCCTGCGCGAGGCGCAGGCCGTCTGGCCGGAGTACGCGCCCTACATCGACCGCAAGGCGGGCGACGGCGCGGAACGCGTGGGGCTGCCCCCCTCCCCCGGGGCACTCGGTGGGCTGGTGGCCCGCGAGGACCTGGCCCGCCTGTCGGCCGGCCTCGTCCGGGTCGCGCTGGACAAGAAGCTCGCACAGGACGTGGTTGCGGCGGGCCGCGGGTGA
- a CDS encoding 8-amino-7-oxononanoate synthase translates to MRDQDRPGRVFDWLDAAHEDRARAGLVRELRPRPPDGGLLDLAGNDYLALGRHPEVTAAAADAARRWGAGAGASRLVTGTTELHVELERELAAFCGFEAALVLSSGYAANLAVLTSLAGRGTHVVSDAGNHASLIDGCRLSRADVTVVPHADTAAFRAALDGRAGRALAVTDAVFSVDGNAAPLAGLAAVCRERGAALVADDAHGLGVLGPGGRGTVAAAGLAGAPDVVATVTLSKALGSQGGAVLGPARVIRHLVNTARTVIFDTGLAPAAAGAALAALRVLRREPGRPAAVRAAALGIHRRLAGLGATAPDAAVVSVPAPSPDAAVRWAADCRAAGVAVGCFRPPSVPDGVARLRLTARADLTADLLDRAAAVVLAAAPDGPAGVEPG, encoded by the coding sequence ATGCGCGACCAGGACCGCCCCGGGCGGGTCTTCGACTGGCTGGACGCCGCCCACGAGGACCGCGCCCGCGCCGGACTCGTCCGCGAGCTGCGCCCCCGGCCACCGGACGGCGGGCTGCTCGACCTCGCGGGCAACGACTACCTCGCCCTCGGCCGGCACCCCGAGGTCACCGCCGCCGCCGCGGACGCCGCCCGGCGCTGGGGCGCCGGCGCCGGCGCCTCGCGCCTCGTGACCGGCACGACCGAGCTGCATGTCGAACTGGAGCGGGAACTGGCCGCGTTCTGCGGCTTCGAGGCGGCCCTCGTCCTGTCCTCCGGCTACGCGGCGAACCTCGCCGTCCTCACGTCGCTCGCCGGCCGCGGCACGCACGTCGTGTCGGACGCCGGCAACCACGCCTCCCTCATCGACGGCTGCCGCCTCTCCCGCGCCGACGTCACCGTCGTCCCGCACGCGGACACCGCGGCCTTCCGCGCCGCGCTCGACGGCCGCGCGGGCCGGGCGCTGGCGGTGACCGACGCCGTGTTCTCGGTGGACGGCAACGCCGCGCCGCTGGCCGGCCTCGCCGCCGTGTGCCGGGAACGCGGCGCGGCGCTCGTCGCGGACGACGCCCACGGCCTCGGCGTCCTCGGCCCCGGGGGGCGGGGCACGGTGGCCGCGGCCGGGCTCGCGGGCGCGCCGGACGTCGTGGCGACCGTGACCCTCTCCAAGGCGCTGGGCAGCCAGGGCGGCGCGGTCCTCGGCCCGGCGCGCGTGATCCGCCACCTGGTCAACACCGCCCGTACCGTCATCTTCGACACCGGCCTCGCGCCCGCGGCGGCGGGCGCCGCGCTCGCCGCGCTGCGCGTGCTGCGCCGTGAACCGGGGCGCCCCGCCGCCGTCCGCGCCGCCGCCCTGGGCATCCACCGGCGGCTGGCCGGTCTCGGTGCCACCGCTCCGGACGCCGCCGTCGTCTCCGTGCCCGCTCCGTCGCCGGACGCGGCGGTCCGCTGGGCGGCGGACTGCCGCGCGGCGGGCGTAGCCGTCGGCTGTTTCCGCCCGCCGTCCGTGCCGGACGGCGTCGCCCGGCTGCGGCTGACGGCCCGCGCCGACCTGACGGCGGACCTGCTGGACCGCGCTGCGGCCGTCGTGCTCGCCGCCGCCCCGGACGGCCCGGCGGGTGTCGAACCCGGCTGA
- the bioD gene encoding dethiobiotin synthase: MTADGTATRERPGEVLVVSGTGTEIGKTIVTAALAAVARAHGRTVAVLKPAQTGIAAGEPGDVAETARLAGPLTAAELVRYPEPLAPATAARRCGLPPVATAVVAKTAAGLAAEHDLVLVEGAGGLLVRFDDEGATVADVAALLGAPVLVVAAAGLGTLNTAALTAEALRARGLTCPGTVVGRWPARPGLAERCNLTDLPRVTGVPLLGAVPEGAGALSPAVFRACAASWLAPALGGTWRPPATDGDHPV, from the coding sequence ATGACGGCGGACGGGACGGCGACGCGGGAGCGGCCCGGCGAGGTGCTCGTGGTCAGCGGCACCGGGACGGAGATCGGCAAGACGATCGTCACCGCCGCTCTCGCGGCCGTGGCCCGGGCGCACGGCCGGACGGTCGCGGTGCTGAAACCGGCGCAGACGGGGATCGCGGCGGGCGAGCCGGGCGACGTGGCGGAGACGGCCCGGCTCGCCGGCCCGCTGACCGCGGCCGAACTGGTCCGCTACCCCGAACCGCTGGCCCCGGCGACGGCGGCCCGGCGCTGCGGGCTGCCGCCCGTCGCCACGGCCGTCGTGGCGAAGACGGCGGCCGGTCTCGCGGCGGAGCACGACCTGGTGCTGGTCGAGGGCGCGGGCGGGCTCCTGGTCCGGTTCGACGACGAGGGCGCCACCGTCGCCGACGTGGCGGCGCTCCTCGGCGCGCCGGTCCTGGTCGTGGCGGCGGCGGGGCTCGGCACGCTCAACACGGCCGCGCTCACCGCCGAGGCGCTGCGCGCGCGGGGCCTGACCTGCCCCGGCACGGTGGTGGGCCGCTGGCCGGCGCGCCCGGGGCTGGCCGAGCGGTGCAACCTGACCGACCTGCCGCGTGTGACGGGCGTCCCGCTGCTCGGCGCGGTCCCGGAGGGTGCGGGCGCGCTGTCGCCCGCCGTCTTCCGGGCGTGCGCGGCGTCGTGGCTCGCGCCGGCGCTCGGCGGGACCTGGCGCCCGCCGGCGACCGACGGCGATCACCCGGTGTGA
- a CDS encoding MBL fold metallo-hydrolase, whose translation MWPASFGAEPTGERLARIRRSPQFRDGAFRNERSTTTAAPRAALPMLRDFLRRSDRVRRKPAGRLPVVRPSAAELSGAPASGLRLTWTGHAGVLVHIDGHRLLFDPVWGERCSPFSFAGPRRLHPSPAPLADLGHLDAVVISHDHYDHLDMPTVRAITRHTDTVFAVPLGVGAHLEHWGVPPSRIIELDWYESASLGELTLTATPGQHFCGRGVRNQGRTLWASWAVTGPRHRVFHSGDTGYFPGFAEIGRRLGPFDATMMQIGAYSSDYWPDIHMTPEEGVQAHLDLSGGTPHGVLLPIHWGTFNLALHAWDEPVERTVADAKGRGVTVALPRPGESFEPDGELPTEPWWQAVAAPGA comes from the coding sequence CTGTGGCCCGCCTCCTTCGGCGCCGAGCCCACCGGTGAACGGCTCGCCCGCATCCGCCGCTCACCGCAGTTCCGCGACGGCGCCTTCCGCAACGAGCGGTCCACCACCACCGCGGCCCCCCGGGCCGCCCTCCCGATGCTGCGGGACTTCCTCCGCCGCTCCGACCGCGTGCGGCGCAAGCCGGCCGGCAGGCTGCCGGTCGTCCGCCCCAGCGCCGCCGAGCTGAGCGGCGCGCCCGCCTCGGGGCTGCGCCTCACCTGGACCGGACACGCCGGCGTCCTCGTGCACATCGACGGCCACCGCCTGCTGTTCGACCCGGTCTGGGGCGAGCGCTGCTCGCCGTTCTCCTTCGCGGGCCCCCGCCGGCTCCACCCGTCGCCCGCGCCGCTCGCCGACCTCGGGCACCTCGACGCGGTCGTCATCTCCCACGACCACTACGACCACCTCGACATGCCCACCGTCAGGGCCATCACCCGCCACACGGACACCGTCTTCGCCGTGCCCCTGGGAGTCGGCGCCCACCTGGAGCACTGGGGCGTCCCGCCGTCCCGCATCATCGAGCTCGACTGGTACGAGTCCGCGAGCCTCGGCGAGCTGACCCTCACCGCCACCCCCGGCCAGCACTTCTGCGGGCGCGGTGTCCGCAACCAGGGCAGGACCCTGTGGGCCTCCTGGGCCGTCACGGGGCCGCGCCACCGCGTCTTCCACAGCGGCGACACCGGGTACTTCCCCGGCTTCGCCGAGATAGGCCGGCGCCTCGGCCCGTTCGACGCGACCATGATGCAGATCGGCGCGTACAGCTCCGACTACTGGCCGGACATCCACATGACCCCCGAGGAGGGCGTCCAGGCGCACCTCGACCTGTCCGGCGGCACCCCGCACGGTGTGCTGCTGCCCATCCACTGGGGCACGTTCAACCTCGCCCTGCACGCCTGGGACGAGCCCGTCGAACGCACGGTGGCCGACGCGAAGGGCCGCGGGGTCACCGTCGCGCTGCCGCGCCCCGGGGAGTCCTTCGAGCCGGACGGCGAGCTGCCCACCGAGCCGTGGTGGCAGGCGGTGGCCGCGCCCGGCGCCTGA
- a CDS encoding adenosylmethionine--8-amino-7-oxononanoate transaminase codes for MPDRLPGVPSGPPGLPELLDLDRRHVWHPYGPMPGTVPPLLVESASGVRLRLAREEHGRRELIDGMASWWSAVHGYGHPALDAAVTGQLRRMSHVMFGGLTHEPAIRLAERLVAVTPAPLRHVFLADSGSVSVEVALKMCLQFWRSAGRPEKRRLITWRGGYHGDTWHPMSVCDPDGGMHALWSGALPRQIFADVPPAGFEAPVEAAYAAGLRELIARHAHETAAVIVEPVVQNAGGMRFHSPGYLRVLREACDEHGVLLVFDEIATGFGRTGAFFAADHAGVAPDVMCVGKAMTGGYLSMAAALCTERVAAGISRGEVPVLAHGPTFMGNPLAAAVANASIDLLLGQDLVQRVRGIESALRAGLAPAAGLPGVRDVRVLGAIGVIQLDHPVDMAAATRAAVEAGVWLRPFGDLIYTMPPYVTDDDDLAAICAAMRKAAVAG; via the coding sequence ATGCCTGACCGCCTCCCCGGTGTCCCGTCAGGTCCGCCCGGTCTGCCGGAGCTGCTCGACCTGGACCGCCGGCACGTCTGGCACCCGTACGGCCCGATGCCTGGCACGGTGCCGCCGCTGCTGGTCGAGTCGGCCTCCGGGGTGCGGCTGCGGCTGGCGCGCGAGGAGCACGGCCGGCGGGAGCTGATCGACGGCATGGCCTCCTGGTGGTCGGCCGTCCACGGCTACGGCCACCCCGCGCTCGACGCGGCGGTGACCGGGCAGCTCCGCCGGATGAGCCATGTGATGTTCGGCGGCCTCACCCACGAGCCCGCGATCAGGCTCGCGGAACGCCTGGTGGCCGTGACGCCCGCGCCGCTGCGGCACGTCTTCCTCGCGGACTCGGGCTCGGTGTCCGTGGAGGTCGCGCTGAAGATGTGCCTCCAGTTCTGGCGCTCGGCCGGCCGGCCGGAGAAGCGGCGGCTGATCACCTGGCGGGGCGGCTACCACGGCGACACCTGGCACCCCATGTCGGTGTGCGACCCGGACGGCGGCATGCACGCCCTGTGGTCGGGCGCCCTGCCGCGGCAGATCTTCGCCGACGTGCCGCCGGCGGGCTTCGAGGCCCCCGTCGAGGCGGCGTACGCGGCGGGGCTGCGGGAGCTGATCGCGCGCCACGCCCACGAGACGGCCGCCGTGATCGTGGAGCCGGTGGTGCAGAACGCTGGCGGCATGCGGTTCCACTCCCCCGGCTACCTGCGGGTCCTGCGGGAGGCGTGCGACGAGCACGGGGTGCTGCTCGTGTTCGACGAGATCGCGACCGGATTCGGGCGGACCGGCGCGTTCTTCGCGGCGGACCACGCCGGGGTCGCCCCCGACGTGATGTGCGTCGGCAAGGCGATGACGGGCGGCTATCTGTCGATGGCGGCCGCGCTGTGCACCGAGCGGGTCGCCGCCGGCATCTCGCGGGGCGAGGTGCCGGTGCTCGCGCACGGCCCGACGTTCATGGGGAACCCGCTCGCCGCCGCCGTGGCGAACGCCTCGATCGACCTGCTGCTCGGCCAGGACCTGGTGCAGCGGGTCCGGGGGATCGAGTCGGCGCTGCGGGCCGGGCTGGCCCCGGCCGCCGGTCTGCCCGGGGTGCGGGACGTGCGGGTGCTCGGCGCGATCGGGGTCATCCAGCTCGACCACCCGGTGGACATGGCCGCGGCGACCCGGGCGGCGGTGGAGGCGGGCGTGTGGCTGCGGCCGTTCGGCGACCTGATCTACACGATGCCCCCGTACGTCACGGACGACGACGACCTGGCGGCGATCTGCGCGGCGATGCGGAAGGCGGCGGTGGCCGGATGA
- a CDS encoding SAM-dependent methyltransferase, protein MTDDAATPGGPISKIDRSVPHSARIWNYWLGGTDNYDVDRAAGDAYCEAFPGIVHVARASRHFLARSIRYLAQDAGVRQFLDVGTGLPTADNTHQIAQRVAPESRVVYVDNDPLVLLHAHALLTSAPEGVTEYLEADLRDPAGILAAAGGTLDLTRPVGLILSGILGHIETYEEARDIVRRLMAGLPSGSYLSLNEGTDTDPEYLRAQNAYNASGAEPYRLRPLHEIEGFFDGLDLVPPGVVQVPRWRPDLAPTVERHDDIGQAGGVGRKP, encoded by the coding sequence GTGACGGACGACGCGGCGACCCCCGGTGGACCCATCTCGAAGATCGACCGGAGCGTGCCCCACTCCGCCCGCATCTGGAACTACTGGCTCGGCGGCACCGACAACTACGACGTGGACCGCGCCGCCGGCGACGCGTACTGCGAGGCGTTCCCCGGCATCGTGCACGTCGCCCGCGCGTCCCGCCACTTCCTCGCCCGCTCGATCCGCTACCTCGCCCAGGACGCCGGGGTGCGGCAGTTCCTCGACGTGGGCACGGGGCTGCCGACGGCCGACAACACGCACCAGATCGCGCAGCGCGTGGCGCCGGAGTCCCGCGTCGTGTACGTGGACAACGACCCGCTCGTCCTCCTCCACGCGCACGCCCTGCTGACCTCGGCCCCCGAGGGCGTCACCGAGTACCTGGAGGCCGACCTCCGGGACCCGGCGGGCATCCTCGCCGCGGCCGGCGGGACGCTCGACCTGACACGCCCCGTCGGACTGATCCTGAGCGGCATCCTCGGCCACATCGAGACCTACGAGGAGGCCCGCGACATCGTCCGGCGCCTCATGGCGGGGCTGCCGTCCGGCAGCTACCTCTCCCTGAACGAGGGCACCGACACCGATCCCGAGTACCTCCGCGCCCAGAACGCCTACAACGCGTCGGGCGCCGAGCCCTACCGGCTGCGGCCCCTGCACGAGATCGAGGGCTTCTTCGACGGGCTCGACCTCGTGCCGCCCGGCGTCGTGCAGGTCCCGCGCTGGCGCCCCGACCTGGCGCCCACCGTGGAGCGGCACGACGACATCGGCCAGGCGGGCGGCGTGGGACGCAAGCCCTGA
- a CDS encoding GH1 family beta-glucosidase codes for MSASETDRSLSPDVSVSGGLPVFPRGFFFGAATASYQIEGGAGEDGRGPSIWDTYCRRPGRITGGASGDVACDHYHRWPEDIALMKDLGLDTYRFSIAWPRIQPTGTGPANTPGLDFYDRLVDALLDAGITPAATLYHWDLPQALEDTGGWRVRSTVDAFTDYTRIVAERLGDRVGRWFTLNEPFCTAFVGHAIGRHAPGTREGTPALAAAHHLLLAHGHAARILKDTTRGDVGIALNPDRLLPATHDPADLAACARAETLHNTIWLDPLLAHRYPTTETDTWGPLIQDPTWRHDGDLDIITTPLDFLGINYYRPITIAHTPHQDPDPTTRTATDIRATETWQDGVRHTAMDWPVVPSSLTDLLTDLKHRYPTLPPIVITENGSAEHGDTPGPDGRIHDTDRITYLHTHLTALTHAINNGIDIRGYYAWSLMDNFEWAHGYTKRFGLIHIDYTTQTRTPKDSYHWYHHLITHHHNTHTP; via the coding sequence ATGAGCGCATCCGAGACGGATCGATCCCTGTCCCCCGATGTTTCTGTTTCCGGTGGTCTGCCGGTGTTTCCGCGGGGGTTCTTCTTCGGGGCGGCGACGGCGAGTTACCAGATCGAGGGCGGGGCCGGGGAGGACGGGCGGGGACCGTCGATCTGGGACACCTACTGCCGCCGGCCGGGCCGGATCACCGGCGGCGCGAGCGGGGACGTGGCCTGTGACCACTACCACCGCTGGCCCGAGGACATCGCCCTGATGAAGGACCTGGGCCTGGACACCTACCGCTTCTCCATCGCCTGGCCCCGTATCCAGCCCACCGGCACCGGCCCCGCCAACACCCCCGGCCTGGACTTCTACGACCGCCTCGTCGACGCCCTCCTGGACGCCGGGATCACCCCCGCCGCCACCCTCTACCACTGGGACCTCCCCCAAGCCCTCGAAGACACCGGGGGCTGGCGGGTCCGCTCCACCGTCGACGCCTTCACCGACTACACCCGCATCGTCGCCGAACGCCTCGGCGACCGCGTCGGCCGCTGGTTCACCCTCAACGAACCCTTCTGCACCGCCTTCGTCGGCCACGCCATCGGCCGCCACGCCCCCGGCACCCGCGAAGGCACCCCCGCCCTGGCCGCCGCCCACCACCTCCTCCTCGCCCACGGCCACGCCGCCCGCATCCTCAAAGACACCACCCGAGGCGACGTCGGCATCGCACTCAACCCCGACCGGCTCCTGCCCGCCACCCACGACCCCGCCGACCTCGCCGCCTGCGCCCGCGCCGAAACCCTCCACAACACCATCTGGCTCGACCCCCTCCTCGCCCACCGCTACCCCACCACCGAAACCGACACCTGGGGCCCCCTCATCCAGGACCCCACCTGGCGCCACGACGGCGACCTCGACATCATCACCACCCCCCTCGACTTCCTCGGCATCAACTACTACCGGCCCATCACCATCGCCCACACCCCCCACCAGGACCCCGACCCCACCACCCGCACCGCCACCGACATCCGCGCCACCGAAACCTGGCAGGACGGCGTCCGCCACACCGCCATGGACTGGCCCGTCGTCCCCTCCTCCCTCACCGACCTCCTCACCGACCTCAAACACCGCTACCCCACCCTCCCCCCCATCGTCATCACCGAGAACGGCTCAGCCGAACACGGCGACACCCCAGGCCCCGACGGCCGCATCCACGACACCGACCGCATCACCTACCTCCACACCCACCTCACCGCCCTCACCCACGCCATCAACAACGGCATCGACATCCGCGGCTACTACGCCTGGTCCCTCATGGACAACTTCGAATGGGCCCACGGCTACACCAAACGCTTCGGCCTCATCCACATCGACTACACCACCCAAACCCGCACCCCCAAAGACAGCTACCACTGGTACCACCACCTCATCACCCACCACCACAACACCCACACCCCCTGA
- a CDS encoding substrate-binding domain-containing protein, with translation MTLAAERHAVILAAVRSEGTVRLADLVHRLGVSAVTVRRDVTELADRGLLLRVHGGVTLPHRLGRQEQQADGGTVFGPPAAGTLVGMVVPSVEYYWPHVVQGAQTAVQAAGGRLVMRVSSYDPAEDRRQIAALLDRGVRTLLAAPVVTGPAGLELLRWLGGLPVPVTLVERLPPPALPTLALDAATTAHALGAGLAVRHLVTLGHRSVALVTSRTSPTSRALRRGWEETTRELGLPADPGLDIDVPAYGTPGWAATYDAVLRRCREDGVRALLVHSDREAIGMVERARDLGIAVPGELAFVSYDDEVAATSDPPLTAVRPQKHRLGRLAAELALARAAEAGPRPVHRVELWPTLEIRESCGGHPGA, from the coding sequence ATGACCCTGGCCGCCGAGCGGCACGCCGTGATCCTCGCCGCCGTGCGGAGCGAGGGAACGGTGCGCCTCGCCGATCTCGTCCACCGTCTGGGCGTGTCGGCGGTCACGGTCCGGCGCGACGTGACCGAACTCGCCGACCGCGGCCTGCTGCTGCGCGTCCACGGCGGGGTCACCCTGCCGCACCGCCTCGGACGGCAGGAGCAGCAGGCCGACGGCGGCACCGTCTTCGGACCGCCGGCCGCCGGGACGCTGGTCGGCATGGTCGTGCCCTCCGTCGAGTACTACTGGCCGCACGTCGTCCAGGGAGCCCAGACCGCCGTGCAGGCGGCGGGCGGGCGGCTCGTCATGCGCGTCTCCTCCTACGATCCGGCCGAGGACCGGCGCCAGATCGCCGCGCTGCTCGACCGCGGGGTGCGCACCCTGCTCGCCGCCCCCGTCGTCACCGGCCCCGCCGGCCTCGAACTCCTCCGCTGGCTCGGTGGTCTGCCGGTACCCGTCACCCTCGTCGAGCGCCTGCCGCCGCCGGCACTGCCGACCCTCGCGCTGGACGCCGCCACCACGGCCCACGCGCTGGGCGCCGGGCTCGCCGTACGCCACCTCGTGACGCTCGGCCACCGCTCCGTCGCCCTCGTCACCTCCCGCACCAGCCCCACCAGCCGTGCCCTTCGGCGCGGTTGGGAGGAGACGACCCGTGAACTCGGCCTGCCGGCCGACCCAGGACTCGACATCGACGTGCCGGCGTACGGCACACCCGGCTGGGCCGCCACCTACGACGCCGTGCTGCGCCGCTGCCGGGAGGACGGCGTGCGCGCTCTGCTGGTCCACTCCGACCGCGAGGCCATCGGGATGGTCGAGCGCGCCCGCGACCTCGGGATCGCCGTCCCCGGCGAACTGGCCTTCGTCTCCTACGACGACGAGGTCGCCGCCACGTCCGACCCGCCGCTGACGGCCGTGCGGCCCCAGAAGCACCGGCTCGGCCGCCTCGCCGCCGAACTCGCCCTCGCCCGGGCCGCGGAGGCCGGCCCGCGGCCCGTCCACCGGGTGGAACTGTGGCCGACCCTGGAGATCAGGGAATCATGCGGCGGGCACCCCGGTGCCTGA